ATGCGTTTACCCAGCTTGATGGTTTCACGGGTTGAGATTTCGCCAATGTGGCCGACAACCGGCACGTTGCCTGCGGCCTCGTCCACGCAGGTTTCGGTAACCGCCACTTTTTCGTCGGTATGCAAAACGAAAAATTCACCGTTGGTGCCGTTGCAGAAGATCCCATTGCCATATTTCATCTGACGTTGCACCTGATGGCGCAAAGCCGATGGATTGAATTCACCCTGATTGTCGAAAGGCGTGACAATCGCCGTTAGTACACCTGCAATCTTTTTACTCATCATTTTTCCTCATTGATTCGTCATCAAAAATGAAAACTAAAACAGCGTCAGATAGATCTCGCGCACGTCATCGGCACTCACCTGTGCCGGCACGTTTTTCATTAAACGCTGAACCTGTAGTGCGGCGTCGACCAGATAGGGCAGGTGGGCCTTTTCCACCCCGAGCTGTTGCAACGTATCCGGCAGATTGAGCCGCTTCACCAGGTCGGTGAAGTACGTCACCAGCGCCTGAGCCTTATGCGCTGAACTGAGCGTTAGGTCTGCTTCCGGCAGCAGGTCGTAGGCTTGAGCAAATTTCTCCTGTGCGGCGTTCTGTACAAAACGCATACAGGGCGCGAGCAGAATGGCGTTCGCCACACCATGGGGAATGTGGTATTTGCCGCCCAGCGGGTAGGACATGGCGTGAACCAGGTGGGTGCCGGAGTGGGCAATCGCCGCGCCGCCGTAGTAAGACGCCCACAGCATATTCAGCTTCGCTTCCAGGTTGTCTGGTTCGCGAACGGAAGTCTCAATATTGGCAAACAGCTTCTTCAGGCCAATCAACGCGTAGTTATCGCTGACCGGGTTGGCGATGGTGGCGGTGAAGCACTCGATCAGATGGCATAACGCGTCGATACCGGTTGAGGCCGCAATATGCGGCGGCATGCTGGTGGTTAATTCCGGCGCCAGCGCGACGTAATCCGGCAGCATGACGGGACTAATAATGCCGACTTTGGTTTCCTTTTCCGGAATCGCCAGAATGGCGTTAGGCGTGGCTTCCGAGCCGGTGCCCGCGGTGGTTGGAATTAACAGCGACAGCGTGCGTCGCGTGGGTTTTTCGCCGGCCAACAGCGTATCGAGCGTGACGGTATCATCACCCGCGCACAGCACCGACAGGAGTTTGGCCACATCCAGTACGCTGCCGCCGCCGACGCCGATGACCAGATCGGTGCGCGTTTGTGTGAGCTGAGCCAATATTCCCGCCACGTCATGTTGACTGGGCTCGGCGGGAACGTTATCCACCAGCAA
This window of the Brenneria goodwinii genome carries:
- a CDS encoding iron-containing alcohol dehydrogenase codes for the protein MNINSTIISGYRALQDIRHLMAGKQHALFVTDGNIVGLPDVQALIEQVKQTIPQVLLVDNVPAEPSQHDVAGILAQLTQTRTDLVIGVGGGSVLDVAKLLSVLCAGDDTVTLDTLLAGEKPTRRTLSLLIPTTAGTGSEATPNAILAIPEKETKVGIISPVMLPDYVALAPELTTSMPPHIAASTGIDALCHLIECFTATIANPVSDNYALIGLKKLFANIETSVREPDNLEAKLNMLWASYYGGAAIAHSGTHLVHAMSYPLGGKYHIPHGVANAILLAPCMRFVQNAAQEKFAQAYDLLPEADLTLSSAHKAQALVTYFTDLVKRLNLPDTLQQLGVEKAHLPYLVDAALQVQRLMKNVPAQVSADDVREIYLTLF